Sequence from the Corallococcus sp. EGB genome:
GTCGTGCGTCATCAGGTCGCCGGGGCGCGGGAAGTTGCACACCAGCACGCCCTCCGGCAGCCGCTTGCCCTCTTCCCCCGTGACGAGGTCGAACTGCGCCGCGTGCTTGTACTTGTCGTCGCGCGGGTGCATGTCCAGGTAGATGCGGCCCAGCGGCTTGCCGTTGTCGACGACGTCATACGCCTCCACGTCGGCGTGCCACGTCTTCGCGTCCTTCACCGGCTGGAAGGCCACCCCCCACAGGCTGGAGGTGATGCCCATCACGCCGTCCTTCACCCGCGCGTACTCCAGGTAGGGCCGCACCGTCTGCGAGTCGTAGCCGAACTTCTCCGCGCGCAGCCGGTCCTCGTAGAAGTCCTGGTCCCACGGCTCCACCACGGTGGCGCCCTTCACGTCCTTCTTCTTGCGCGCCAGCAGCTCCGCCATCTCCTTCTTCGCGCGAGCCTCCGTGGCCTGCGCCAGCTGGTCGATGAAGTCCGCCGCCGCCTGCTGCGTGCGCGTCATGCGCGTTTCGGTGGTGAAGGCCGCGTAGGAGTCGTAGCCCAGCAGCTTCGCCAGCTCGTCGCGCTTCTCGATGAGCTGCGCGAGCACGGCCTGGTTCTTGGGGAACGCGCGCTGACGGTAGGTGCGCCAGAGCTTCTCGCGCGCCTTCGCGTTCTTCGCGTACGTCATGAACGGGAAGTAGTCCGGGTAGTTGCTGGTGATGACCACCTTGCCGTCCGCGCCCGGCGCGTGCGCCTTCTTGTAGTCCTCCGGCAGCCCGTCCAGCTCCTTGGGCGTGAAGGCCACGCTGCGCGTGTCCTCCGCGATGTTCTGCCCGAACTGCTGGCCCAGCTTGAGGATCTCTTCATTGAGCGCCTTCACCTTGGCGCGCGTGGCCTCGTCCCGGTCCACGCCCGCGCGGCGGAAGTCCAGGAGCGTGCGGTCCATCCAGTGGCGCGTGGCCTCGTCCGCCTTGGACAGGTCCACCAGCGACAGCGCGTCGTAGACGCCGCGGTCCTGCGACAGCGCCACGCTGGCCGCGTCCACCTGCTGCTCGCACTCGCGGGACGCGTCGCGCATGGCGGCGTCCGGGTGCACCTCGTGCGTGAGGCTGGAGCGGTTGGCCGCGTTGATGATGGCCGTCTGCGCTTCGTCGTACGCCTTGAGGACGCCCTGGCCGTTCGTCTTCGGATCCAGCTTCTTCAGCGCCACCACCTGCGCCTGGGCCCGCTCCAGGTCCGCCTTGCACAGGGCCTTGAATGCGTCCGGCGTGCCCGCGAGGGACTCCGAGCCCTTCATGGGCGCCACCTGGGGCTTCGCGGCGTTGGCCGCCAGGCGTGCCTGGGCCTCGCGGTTCTGGGTGATGCTGCCGTTGGAGCAACCCGTCGCGGCGAGCGCCGCCAACACGGTGAGTGCGGGGATTCTCAAGGGGACTTCCTCCACAAGGGGAACGACGTGCTTCGCGAGGGCCGTCATGCCACATCCCCGCCCCTTCGCGCCCGTCCGCCGTGAAGCGCCAGGCGGGCCCCTGGCGCCGGCCGGGTGCCTGGAGGCCCCCCTGACGCAGCCCGCCTTGAGTCCCGTCCAACCGCCCGGTAATCCGGCGCTCGCCTCGAATTCCATGAATGTGATCCTGGCCGGAGGGTGAACACCGATGCGCAAGGCTCTGGGTGGTGCTGTCGCGGCGTTGTTGTTGTGGGGCTGTGGTGGCGCGGGCACGGAAGCCCCGCCGGCGCCCCCCGAGGGGCTGTCGCTCAACACCGGCACGGGGCTGACCGAGGGCACGTGGGCGCATGACGGGCAGGCGGTGTCCTTCGCCTCGCGCGAGGTGGAGCCCGGTGTGTACCGCGTGGAGGTGCGCATGCACGGCATGACGCTGACGGGCCTGATGGACCCGGCGTCGGGTGTGTCCACGCTGGACGGCTTCGCGGATGCGAATGTGCAGGACACGCAGGTGGTGGACGCGGACCGGCAGGCGCTGAGCGCGTTCTACGGGGCGCTGAACCAGGGGTTGCCGCAGGGTGACGCGGCGGCGCCGGAGGCCATGTACCTGCGCCGCGCGGTGGGCCTGTGGGCGCAGCAGCCCACGAGCGTCACGCTCAAGCGCACGGTGATGGGCGAGCAGGGCCGCGGCTACACGATGCTGTGCAGCTACGCGAAGTGCGCCGGCAAGTGGACGGGCAGCTGCGGCGGTACGTACAACTGGTACTCGTACGCGAAGCACGACTGCAACGTGGGGGGCTTCGACAACCCGAGGAACCAGCAGATCGCCCAGCTGGGTGATCACACGACGTGCAGCGGCGATGAGTACTACATGAACGGCACCACCTGGGTGTGCGGCGAGCCGGACCACTGGTCGCGCCCCAAGGTGATGGGCAACTGCTTCGGCCGCTGCGGCGGCGGCTGCGGCGGCGACACGCAGTACACGCTGGACGCCACCAACCACGACGGCTGCGTGCGCAACGGCCACATGCTGGCGTCCGCCTACTGCGATGATCAGTTCGTGTCCGCGTCGGACGACGAGCTGTTCGCGCCCAACTGCTACTGAGCAGGATGGGACGCGCGGTGAGACACGG
This genomic interval carries:
- a CDS encoding M3 family metallopeptidase; this encodes MKGSESLAGTPDAFKALCKADLERAQAQVVALKKLDPKTNGQGVLKAYDEAQTAIINAANRSSLTHEVHPDAAMRDASRECEQQVDAASVALSQDRGVYDALSLVDLSKADEATRHWMDRTLLDFRRAGVDRDEATRAKVKALNEEILKLGQQFGQNIAEDTRSVAFTPKELDGLPEDYKKAHAPGADGKVVITSNYPDYFPFMTYAKNAKAREKLWRTYRQRAFPKNQAVLAQLIEKRDELAKLLGYDSYAAFTTETRMTRTQQAAADFIDQLAQATEARAKKEMAELLARKKKDVKGATVVEPWDQDFYEDRLRAEKFGYDSQTVRPYLEYARVKDGVMGITSSLWGVAFQPVKDAKTWHADVEAYDVVDNGKPLGRIYLDMHPRDDKYKHAAQFDLVTGEEGKRLPEGVLVCNFPRPGDLMTHDEVETFFHEFGHLMHAIFSGHQKWTPISGISTERDFVETPSMLLQQWAEQPEVLKSFAKHHETNEPIPAELVEKLRASKEFGTGLYARRQLFLSAVSLQYYSRTPGFDTAAVLAELQKKLSPFRHEYRDGTHFELAFGHLDGYSAAYYTYLWSSVIAKDLESKFQENGYLDRDTAMQYRKTVLEPGGSRPAAELVKDFLGRPYGFEAYRAYLDGAPKTTGTAKDSK